The proteins below are encoded in one region of Peptococcaceae bacterium 1198_IL3148:
- a CDS encoding ABC transporter ATP-binding protein: protein MIVYQVNNLSFNYNKNGIPAINGLNLSIKQGEFIGITGPTGAGKSTLVKCLNGIIPHYQNGVLAGQVLLLGQSISEISLAKIARIVGSVFDDPEAQIVAMDVEQELAFGLENLGVEPAIINERITEALRLTGINNLRHCDTAALSGGQKQRLAIAAVLALKPEVLILDEPTSELDPIGTKEIFQVLKELNQRQHITIIVVEQKTEFLARYASRILVMNGGRIQMDDSPRQVFSDIKKLTQLGVQPPQILDLAHQLGLSHLQPITVAEGIKIINEVFYHG, encoded by the coding sequence ATGATAGTTTATCAAGTGAATAATTTGTCTTTCAACTACAATAAAAACGGTATCCCAGCCATTAATGGGTTAAATTTAAGCATCAAACAAGGAGAATTTATTGGCATCACCGGTCCCACCGGGGCCGGTAAAAGTACCCTGGTTAAATGTTTAAACGGCATTATTCCCCATTATCAAAACGGTGTGCTGGCTGGCCAAGTGTTACTACTGGGCCAATCTATCAGTGAAATATCCCTAGCAAAAATTGCGCGGATTGTGGGTAGTGTATTTGATGACCCAGAGGCGCAAATTGTAGCCATGGATGTAGAACAGGAATTGGCCTTTGGTTTAGAAAACTTGGGGGTAGAACCAGCCATTATAAATGAAAGAATTACCGAAGCGCTACGATTGACTGGTATCAACAACTTGCGCCACTGCGATACCGCAGCACTGTCCGGAGGTCAAAAACAACGGTTGGCCATTGCAGCGGTGCTGGCATTAAAACCCGAAGTGCTGATTCTGGATGAACCCACCTCAGAACTGGACCCCATCGGCACTAAGGAAATTTTTCAGGTGCTAAAGGAATTAAATCAACGGCAGCACATTACCATCATTGTGGTGGAACAAAAAACCGAGTTTCTGGCTCGCTACGCCAGTCGAATTTTGGTGATGAACGGCGGGCGTATTCAGATGGACGATTCCCCACGCCAGGTGTTCTCTGATATCAAAAAACTCACCCAGTTGGGGGTGCAGCCACCACAGATCTTAGATTTAGCTCACCAACTGGGATTAAGTCATCTGCAACCAATTACCGTAGCCGAAGGAATAAAAATAATTAATGAGGTATTTTACCATGGGTAA
- the hisG gene encoding ATP phosphoribosyltransferase, with protein sequence MVAAADLITFALPKGTLFKPTIKLLEAVGLNCDVLKQDSRQLLFTVEEQGVRYIICRPTDIPTFVEYGSADFGLVGKDTIVEQQKDVYELLDLKYGGCRFVVAVPERLQDIKLEQWGHAKVATKFPRIAEDYFRSQGLQMEIIKLHGNIELAPMVGLSEMIVDIVSSGRTLRENNLVPIADIMRSTSRLIANRVSHQYKAKRVNNLLEKFREVIDGGLFDD encoded by the coding sequence TTGGTAGCAGCTGCTGATTTAATAACTTTTGCGTTACCCAAGGGCACTTTGTTTAAACCAACCATTAAATTGTTAGAGGCAGTGGGTTTAAATTGTGATGTGTTAAAACAGGATTCTCGTCAATTGCTATTTACCGTTGAGGAGCAGGGGGTGCGTTATATTATTTGTAGGCCCACAGATATTCCCACCTTTGTGGAATATGGGTCGGCTGATTTTGGCTTGGTGGGTAAAGATACCATTGTGGAACAACAAAAGGATGTTTATGAACTGCTGGATTTAAAGTACGGAGGTTGTCGCTTTGTGGTGGCGGTGCCGGAACGGCTGCAGGATATCAAGCTTGAACAATGGGGACACGCCAAAGTGGCCACTAAATTCCCCAGAATAGCTGAGGATTATTTCCGCAGCCAGGGCTTACAGATGGAAATTATTAAATTACATGGTAATATAGAATTAGCACCCATGGTGGGATTGAGTGAAATGATTGTGGATATTGTTTCCTCCGGTCGTACACTGAGGGAAAATAATCTAGTGCCCATTGCAGACATTATGCGGTCTACTTCTCGGTTGATTGCCAACCGAGTAAGTCACCAGTACAAAGCGAAACGGGTCAATAATTTACTGGAAAAATTTAGAGAAGTGATTGATGGAGGCTTGTTTGATGATTAA
- a CDS encoding monomeric [FeFe] hydrogenase has product MNPASEITILRRNVLTKVAQWLLNHEGNQLTEQAIKELVVEIIPAGPARYRCCIFKERAIAEDRIRIAMGAGSDEDYLVTVIPEACNGCSLNKFIVTDACQNCVAHPCRNSCPKKAISVVQTRAYIDNNSCVECGICAKSCPYHAIVEISRPCERSCAMGAITFDEDRRAVINGESCVSCGLCVTVCPFGAITDTSKMKQVIVALKDKGQPTVAVVAPAVAGQFGPKATLDHIKSALLQLGFDDVIEAAKGADVVALWEAEEIKEHLDQKLMTNSCCPAHAKAIKIKMPELADKVSTALSPMRVTGQLIKDRYNNNVTTVFIGPCIAKKAEIRMGNEIDYAITFEELAAILSAAEIVPADCEPVEMSDASPFGRLFARTGGVCGAVARHLTDVPMEVIRAQGLRECLTALKSGAKQAAGDQFVFVEGMGCEGGCVGGPGSLIRLNVATRAVEKYAGKIDK; this is encoded by the coding sequence ATGAATCCAGCTTCAGAAATAACTATTCTGCGCAGGAATGTTCTGACCAAAGTGGCCCAATGGTTATTAAACCATGAGGGTAATCAGCTGACTGAACAGGCAATTAAAGAACTAGTGGTGGAAATAATCCCCGCTGGGCCGGCTCGTTATCGTTGTTGCATTTTTAAAGAAAGAGCCATTGCTGAAGATCGCATCCGCATAGCCATGGGTGCAGGTTCTGATGAAGATTATTTGGTAACTGTTATCCCCGAGGCATGCAACGGTTGTTCGCTAAATAAATTTATTGTTACCGATGCTTGTCAAAATTGCGTTGCCCATCCCTGTCGCAACAGTTGCCCGAAGAAAGCAATATCAGTGGTGCAAACTCGGGCCTATATTGACAATAACAGTTGTGTGGAATGTGGCATCTGTGCCAAAAGCTGTCCTTACCACGCCATTGTGGAAATTTCTCGTCCCTGTGAAAGATCCTGTGCCATGGGCGCCATCACCTTTGATGAAGATCGCCGGGCAGTGATTAATGGAGAGAGTTGTGTTTCCTGTGGACTATGTGTTACCGTTTGCCCCTTCGGTGCCATTACCGATACATCAAAAATGAAACAGGTAATTGTGGCACTTAAAGACAAGGGACAACCTACAGTGGCAGTGGTGGCACCGGCCGTTGCCGGTCAGTTTGGACCTAAGGCTACTTTAGATCATATTAAATCTGCCCTGCTACAATTAGGTTTTGATGACGTTATTGAAGCAGCCAAAGGTGCAGATGTGGTGGCCCTATGGGAAGCGGAAGAGATTAAAGAACATCTTGATCAAAAGCTGATGACCAATTCTTGTTGTCCCGCCCACGCCAAAGCAATCAAGATAAAAATGCCTGAATTGGCCGATAAGGTATCCACAGCACTGTCACCAATGAGAGTAACTGGTCAACTAATTAAAGACCGCTACAACAATAACGTGACCACGGTATTTATCGGCCCCTGCATTGCCAAAAAGGCAGAAATTAGAATGGGTAACGAAATAGATTATGCCATCACCTTTGAAGAGTTGGCGGCAATTTTGTCAGCGGCGGAGATTGTCCCCGCCGACTGTGAACCAGTGGAAATGAGTGACGCCTCACCCTTTGGTCGTTTATTTGCCAGAACCGGCGGTGTTTGCGGTGCGGTGGCGCGGCATTTGACCGATGTACCTATGGAGGTAATTAGAGCCCAGGGCCTGAGGGAATGCTTAACCGCCTTGAAAAGTGGTGCTAAACAGGCCGCCGGTGATCAGTTTGTATTTGTGGAAGGCATGGGTTGCGAAGGCGGTTGTGTTGGTGGGCCTGGCTCGTTAATCAGACTAAATGTAGCCACCAGAGCGGTGGAAAAATATGCCGGTAAAATAGATAAGTAA
- the hisC gene encoding histidinol-phosphate transaminase, with translation MSRVKFNPELLMREDLRTLKPYQPHDYPGTIKLDANENPYPFPQEALAEISAQLKQLAFPRYPDPMAEALRQDIASYVGVQPEQVLMGNGSDELIFNLAMAFGSGGKVVIAGPTFSMYRIHSRIAGAEPVEVPRQQDFSINPNVIDMAVKATSARLVMLCSPNNPTGNGTSLQVLEEVLANTNGVVVVDQAYIEFGGEDCVPLLAKYPNLVILRTFSKAFGLAGLRIGYLLADETVVNALLRIKQPYNLNSFSQVAGGVALKYLPHFKDQWQKIIADRDQMITSLSQLPSLKVYPTNANFMLVHTDMDANVLHRKLLEKNILVRNLGRSLPNHLRISVGTTEENEQLLQATKAIITNGVN, from the coding sequence ATGTCTAGGGTTAAGTTTAATCCTGAGTTGCTAATGCGGGAAGATTTACGCACATTAAAACCCTATCAACCACATGATTATCCCGGTACCATTAAATTAGATGCTAACGAAAATCCGTACCCCTTTCCCCAAGAGGCATTGGCAGAAATCAGTGCCCAGCTGAAACAGTTGGCGTTCCCACGCTATCCCGATCCCATGGCGGAGGCGTTGCGCCAGGATATTGCCAGTTATGTTGGGGTACAGCCGGAGCAAGTATTGATGGGAAATGGCTCCGATGAGCTGATTTTTAATTTGGCGATGGCCTTTGGCAGTGGCGGTAAAGTGGTTATTGCCGGGCCAACCTTCTCGATGTATCGGATTCACAGTCGGATTGCCGGTGCCGAACCGGTGGAAGTGCCGAGGCAACAAGACTTTAGCATTAATCCCAATGTAATTGATATGGCAGTCAAAGCAACATCGGCTAGGCTGGTGATGTTGTGCAGTCCCAATAACCCCACTGGCAATGGCACATCATTACAAGTGCTCGAAGAGGTGCTGGCTAATACCAACGGGGTGGTGGTGGTTGACCAAGCTTATATAGAATTTGGCGGTGAAGATTGTGTACCGCTACTGGCCAAGTATCCCAATTTGGTAATTTTGCGCACCTTTTCTAAAGCCTTTGGTTTGGCAGGTTTAAGGATTGGTTACTTACTGGCTGATGAGACAGTGGTTAATGCTTTACTGCGCATTAAGCAACCCTATAACCTGAATAGTTTTTCCCAGGTTGCTGGCGGCGTAGCTTTAAAATACTTGCCCCATTTTAAAGATCAATGGCAAAAAATTATTGCTGATCGCGACCAAATGATCACATCATTATCCCAGTTGCCATCATTAAAGGTTTATCCCACCAATGCCAACTTTATGCTGGTGCACACCGACATGGATGCCAATGTGTTGCACCGTAAACTATTAGAAAAAAACATTCTAGTACGAAACCTAGGCCGGTCATTGCCTAACCATTTAAGAATAAGTGTCGGCACCACCGAAGAAAACGAACAATTATTGCAAGCAACGAAGGCAATAATCACCAATGGAGTGAACTAA
- a CDS encoding ABC transporter ATP-binding protein, with protein MGKPIIKIKDLCYSYNGTDQILNNVNLTINAGEFVALVGQNGAGKTTLVKHLNGLLKPTAGQVIIGDIDVTSSKTSVLARQVGFVFQNPDHQIFHDRVEKEVAFGLKNIGLAASEIATRVTNALESVGLLAEGQTYPFDLSRGQRQRVALASVLAMRPPVIVLDEPTTGQDYRESTQIMEIVRQLNLAGHTIIIITHDMSLVAQYAQRIIALCGGEVLIDGSVQQAFAQPQLLAQTLLELPPIVRLAQGLAGGLENLLTVEQVSTALNSRRGEHNGLSN; from the coding sequence ATGGGTAAACCGATAATTAAAATTAAAGATCTTTGCTACAGTTATAATGGCACTGACCAAATTTTAAATAACGTTAACCTAACCATCAATGCCGGCGAGTTCGTTGCCTTGGTGGGACAAAATGGCGCTGGCAAAACAACGCTAGTTAAACATTTGAACGGTTTGTTAAAACCAACGGCTGGTCAGGTAATTATCGGTGATATTGACGTAACCAGCAGCAAAACCTCTGTGCTGGCACGCCAGGTGGGATTTGTATTTCAAAACCCCGACCATCAAATTTTTCACGATCGGGTGGAAAAGGAAGTGGCCTTTGGTTTAAAAAACATCGGCCTGGCAGCCAGTGAAATTGCCACTCGGGTGACCAATGCCCTGGAATCGGTGGGCTTGTTGGCAGAAGGGCAAACCTATCCCTTCGACCTCAGCAGAGGACAACGACAGCGGGTGGCTTTAGCCTCGGTACTGGCCATGCGTCCCCCAGTGATTGTGCTGGATGAACCCACCACCGGCCAGGATTATCGAGAAAGTACTCAAATAATGGAAATTGTGCGCCAACTAAATTTGGCCGGACATACCATTATCATTATCACCCACGATATGTCACTGGTGGCGCAATACGCCCAGCGGATAATAGCCCTTTGCGGCGGTGAAGTTTTAATTGATGGCTCGGTGCAACAAGCATTTGCCCAACCTCAGTTGCTGGCCCAAACGCTGCTAGAGTTACCCCCCATCGTTAGATTGGCCCAGGGACTGGCGGGCGGGTTAGAAAATTTGTTGACCGTTGAGCAGGTTAGTACAGCATTAAACTCCCGAAGGGGTGAACACAATGGCCTCAGCAATTGA
- the hisH gene encoding imidazole glycerol phosphate synthase subunit HisH: MIAIVDYGMGNLRSVQKGFAKVGFQADFVSDPNQLENYRGVVLPGVGAFADAMENLKQMGMVAPLQRLAASGKPLLGICLGQQLLFESGEEWGETAGLGIFPGKVRRLPPGYKIPHMGWNQIEIKQQSPLLMGVENGSAVYFVHSYYVDPADSQLVLTTTDYGISFASIVGSQNVFGIQFHPEKSSQLGLQILENFGKLVATC; encoded by the coding sequence ATGATAGCAATTGTCGATTATGGTATGGGAAACCTGCGCAGTGTGCAAAAGGGCTTTGCAAAGGTGGGTTTTCAAGCGGACTTTGTGTCAGACCCCAACCAGTTGGAAAACTACCGTGGTGTAGTGTTACCTGGTGTTGGGGCCTTTGCTGATGCTATGGAAAATTTAAAGCAAATGGGTATGGTGGCACCATTACAAAGGTTAGCTGCATCGGGCAAGCCTCTGTTGGGTATTTGTTTGGGACAGCAATTATTATTTGAATCCGGCGAAGAGTGGGGCGAAACCGCGGGCTTAGGCATCTTTCCAGGCAAAGTTCGTCGCTTACCCCCCGGTTATAAAATCCCCCATATGGGTTGGAACCAAATTGAAATTAAACAGCAAAGTCCGTTGTTAATGGGGGTGGAAAACGGATCAGCCGTTTATTTTGTGCATTCTTACTATGTTGACCCAGCGGACAGCCAACTTGTTTTAACCACCACTGATTACGGAATATCTTTTGCCTCGATTGTTGGCAGCCAAAATGTTTTTGGCATTCAGTTTCACCCAGAAAAGAGTAGCCAGTTGGGCTTACAGATACTGGAGAATTTTGGAAAGTTGGTGGCGACATGTTAA
- the hisB gene encoding imidazoleglycerol-phosphate dehydratase HisB: protein MKRMAKIERTTLETNISLELNIDGDGCGKVCTEIGFFDHMLNLWAKHGGFDLELYAQGDLCVDSHHTVEDVGICLGNAVRQSLGNKEGIARYGQAFVPMDEALALAVVDFSGRGHLEMDVNLPAQKVGEFDTELVEEFLRALAVNGGITLHIKLFSGRNTHHIIEAIFKALGRAMRQGVTIDGQVKGVPSTKGLL from the coding sequence ATGAAGCGCATGGCGAAAATTGAAAGAACAACTTTAGAAACCAACATCTCTTTGGAGTTAAATATTGACGGTGACGGTTGCGGTAAAGTGTGTACAGAAATCGGCTTTTTTGATCACATGTTGAATCTATGGGCAAAACACGGTGGTTTTGACTTGGAGCTCTATGCCCAGGGAGACCTATGTGTGGATTCGCACCATACCGTGGAAGATGTGGGTATTTGCCTCGGCAACGCGGTACGCCAGAGCTTGGGCAACAAAGAAGGTATCGCCCGGTACGGACAGGCATTTGTACCGATGGATGAAGCATTGGCGCTGGCAGTGGTCGACTTTAGCGGCCGAGGCCATTTAGAAATGGACGTTAATCTACCGGCCCAAAAGGTGGGGGAGTTCGATACTGAATTGGTGGAAGAATTTCTGCGGGCGTTGGCGGTGAATGGCGGTATCACTCTACATATCAAATTATTCAGCGGTCGAAATACCCATCATATTATTGAAGCCATCTTCAAGGCCCTAGGCCGAGCCATGAGACAAGGGGTTACTATTGATGGCCAGGTTAAAGGTGTGCCTTCCACCAAGGGACTACTATAA
- a CDS encoding tryptophan transporter, with product MKTENITTVPTNRTKTVAVVAVLIAIGAVLRMFAPNILGITPNFVIAMYCLAIILLRPNLGGAIGIGFVAGAVSMIFSKSPIPMLNLITEPAGAMACLLMVKYLPNLELKKYSFKPILATLIGTLISGGLYVVLNFHFALKLPLPAMQAALIGVVIPVALINAVIAQALYAPVKRFIKL from the coding sequence ATGAAAACAGAAAATATCACCACAGTACCGACAAATCGCACTAAAACAGTGGCGGTGGTGGCGGTATTAATTGCCATTGGTGCTGTATTAAGAATGTTTGCCCCCAACATTTTAGGTATTACCCCTAACTTTGTCATTGCCATGTACTGCCTAGCCATTATTCTACTGCGCCCTAATTTGGGCGGCGCCATCGGCATCGGCTTTGTTGCCGGTGCAGTCAGTATGATCTTCTCCAAATCACCCATTCCAATGTTAAACTTAATTACCGAGCCGGCGGGCGCCATGGCCTGCCTGTTAATGGTTAAATATCTACCCAATCTGGAGTTAAAAAAGTATAGTTTTAAACCAATATTGGCCACACTAATTGGCACGCTAATCAGCGGTGGGCTCTACGTCGTATTAAACTTCCATTTTGCTCTAAAACTCCCCCTGCCCGCTATGCAAGCAGCATTGATTGGTGTGGTGATTCCGGTGGCTTTGATTAATGCCGTCATCGCCCAGGCCCTCTATGCCCCAGTCAAAAGATTTATTAAGCTTTAA
- the hisF gene encoding imidazole glycerol phosphate synthase subunit HisF, protein MLLKRIIPCLDVTDGRVVKGTNFVNLRDAGDPVELAALYDREGADELVFLDITATSDGRATMLDVVQRTAEQVFIPFTVGGGIRTVADMREMLRAGADKVAINTAAIKNPQVIYEGANKFGNQCIVVAIDARQVGANKWEIYTHGGRKPTGIDAIEWAQKVEELGAGEILLTSMDRDGTKEGFDLELTKAVAAAVNIPIIASGGVGNLQHIADGFTKGMADAALAASIFHFREYSIAEAKEFLAQQGIAVRK, encoded by the coding sequence TTGTTATTAAAACGGATTATTCCCTGCCTGGATGTGACTGACGGCCGGGTGGTTAAGGGCACTAACTTTGTTAACTTGCGTGATGCCGGCGATCCGGTGGAATTGGCAGCCCTATATGATCGCGAAGGTGCTGATGAGCTGGTATTCTTGGACATTACTGCTACCAGTGACGGTCGAGCCACCATGTTGGATGTGGTACAACGCACTGCCGAACAAGTATTTATTCCCTTTACAGTGGGCGGTGGCATCCGCACAGTGGCCGATATGAGAGAGATGCTAAGGGCCGGAGCAGACAAAGTGGCTATCAACACCGCAGCCATCAAAAACCCCCAGGTGATTTATGAAGGGGCCAACAAATTTGGCAATCAATGCATTGTGGTGGCCATAGATGCCCGGCAAGTGGGTGCAAACAAATGGGAGATTTACACCCATGGCGGCCGTAAACCCACCGGTATCGATGCTATTGAATGGGCCCAGAAGGTAGAAGAATTAGGGGCGGGGGAGATATTGCTCACCAGTATGGATCGAGATGGCACCAAGGAAGGTTTTGATCTGGAATTGACCAAAGCCGTTGCCGCAGCAGTAAACATCCCAATCATTGCCTCCGGCGGTGTAGGAAATTTACAACATATTGCCGATGGCTTTACCAAAGGCATGGCCGATGCCGCCCTGGCTGCTTCGATCTTTCATTTTAGAGAATACTCCATTGCCGAGGCCAAAGAGTTTTTAGCTCAGCAGGGCATTGCGGTGAGAAAGTAA
- the hisA gene encoding 1-(5-phosphoribosyl)-5-[(5-phosphoribosylamino)methylideneamino]imidazole-4-carboxamide isomerase: MLIFPAIDLRDGKCVRLVEGRLDQETIYSDQPIEMALHWQNAGAKYLHVVDLDGAFAGAPKNLSVIKDIVSALDIPVQVGGGIRNLETIELLLAAGVSRVILGTAAINHPEMIQTAVRQYGEEQIVVGIDARDGRVAVHGWAVESRMPALDLAYDMVEIGVRRIVFTDISRDGTMKGPNLEATGAMARATKLKVIASGGVSTLADLKEIKALEPDGVEGVIMGKALYSGAVDIKEALTLAEG; this comes from the coding sequence ATGTTAATATTTCCGGCGATTGATTTGCGTGATGGTAAATGTGTGCGGTTGGTGGAAGGGCGTTTAGATCAAGAAACGATATATTCTGATCAACCAATTGAAATGGCCTTACACTGGCAGAATGCAGGGGCCAAATATCTACATGTAGTGGATTTAGATGGCGCCTTTGCTGGAGCGCCAAAGAATTTGTCGGTGATTAAAGACATTGTGTCGGCATTGGATATTCCAGTTCAGGTTGGCGGCGGCATTAGAAACTTAGAAACCATTGAGCTGCTTTTGGCAGCAGGGGTAAGCCGAGTAATTTTAGGTACAGCAGCCATTAATCATCCAGAAATGATACAGACTGCGGTGAGGCAATACGGTGAAGAACAAATTGTGGTGGGCATTGATGCCCGGGATGGCAGGGTTGCTGTTCACGGTTGGGCAGTGGAGTCCAGGATGCCCGCATTGGATTTAGCTTATGATATGGTTGAAATTGGTGTAAGAAGAATTGTATTTACCGATATCAGCCGTGATGGCACCATGAAGGGGCCTAATTTAGAGGCCACCGGGGCAATGGCCCGGGCGACAAAACTCAAGGTAATTGCCTCCGGTGGGGTGTCAACGTTGGCTGATCTCAAGGAGATCAAGGCACTGGAGCCAGATGGTGTGGAAGGTGTCATTATGGGTAAAGCCCTTTATAGCGGTGCAGTGGATATTAAAGAAGCACTGACGCTAGCCGAAGGGTAG
- the hisIE gene encoding bifunctional phosphoribosyl-AMP cyclohydrolase/phosphoribosyl-ATP diphosphatase HisIE: MQFDIDKLKYNHVGLIPAIVQDMTTKEVLMMAWMNPEAVEKTLATGETWFYSRSRQKMWHKGETSGHVQRVKSIYYDCDQDTLLILAEQQGGGACHEGYKSCFHYQVNADRTVTVMDKQVFNPQKVYGQQRDPAVSAEIINQLYKLILERKQQRPEGSYTTYLFDKGIDKICKKVGEESAEVIIGAKNGNKEEVTYEVADLIYHLLVLMAEQQVTPNEIFAELGKRRK, encoded by the coding sequence GTGCAATTTGACATTGATAAATTAAAGTACAACCATGTCGGCTTAATCCCGGCCATTGTGCAAGATATGACCACCAAAGAAGTTTTAATGATGGCTTGGATGAACCCAGAGGCGGTGGAAAAGACACTGGCAACTGGCGAAACCTGGTTTTACAGTCGCAGCAGGCAAAAAATGTGGCATAAGGGTGAAACCAGCGGTCATGTGCAAAGGGTAAAGTCAATTTATTACGACTGTGATCAAGATACGCTATTAATACTGGCCGAACAACAGGGCGGTGGAGCTTGCCATGAGGGGTACAAAAGCTGTTTTCACTACCAAGTTAATGCCGATCGCACCGTCACAGTGATGGACAAACAAGTTTTTAACCCGCAAAAGGTATATGGTCAACAGCGTGACCCGGCGGTGTCAGCGGAAATTATTAATCAGTTGTATAAACTCATTTTGGAACGGAAACAACAGCGCCCTGAGGGTTCCTATACCACTTACCTCTTTGACAAAGGGATAGATAAAATTTGCAAAAAAGTGGGTGAAGAATCGGCCGAAGTAATCATCGGTGCCAAAAACGGTAACAAAGAAGAAGTTACCTATGAAGTGGCGGATTTAATTTATCACCTGTTGGTTTTAATGGCAGAACAACAAGTAACTCCAAATGAGATTTTTGCTGAACTGGGCAAGCGAAGAAAATAA
- the hisD gene encoding histidinol dehydrogenase, with product MIKVLKSDDLALSGLLYRREVDKKDIAGQVAKIIEAVCNEGDGALIRLTKEFDKADLTKDQLKVTTAEIEEAYQLVDAKVLESLRLARDRINAFHQKQRSDSWFEPDAEGTVMGQMVRPLYRVGSYVPGGIASYPSSVLMNIVPAKVAGVKEIVMVTPPGKDGKVNPYTLVAAAEAGATEIYKVGGAQAIAALAYGTQTIRPVDKITGPGNIYVTIAKQLVYGKVGIDMLAGPSEVLVIADSNANPAYAAADMLSQAEHDPLAASILLTPDQQLAQKVQQELEKQLIDSPRRNVAKRSLGDYGTIVITKDLDEAFNLANRFAPEHLELLVDDPFTWVGRVQNAGSIFMGPYAPEPVGDYLAGPNHILPTGGTAKFYSGLNVDTFIKKSTVISFSKATLARLGEHVVRLAEVEGLDAHANAVRLRLKNIENGND from the coding sequence ATGATTAAAGTATTAAAATCCGATGATTTGGCATTAAGCGGTTTGCTTTACCGCCGAGAGGTTGACAAAAAAGACATTGCCGGTCAGGTGGCAAAGATTATCGAGGCGGTCTGCAACGAGGGAGACGGTGCCCTAATCAGATTAACCAAAGAGTTCGATAAGGCAGACCTGACTAAAGACCAGTTAAAAGTAACAACTGCAGAAATTGAAGAGGCCTACCAATTGGTGGATGCTAAGGTTTTAGAATCCCTTAGATTGGCTCGGGATCGCATTAATGCCTTCCACCAAAAACAACGGTCTGATTCCTGGTTTGAGCCAGACGCCGAGGGCACAGTGATGGGACAGATGGTCCGCCCACTATATCGGGTAGGCAGCTATGTCCCAGGGGGAATTGCTTCTTATCCTTCATCGGTGTTGATGAACATTGTCCCCGCCAAAGTAGCTGGGGTAAAGGAAATTGTGATGGTTACACCCCCCGGCAAAGACGGAAAAGTGAACCCCTATACCTTAGTGGCTGCCGCTGAGGCCGGAGCCACTGAGATTTACAAGGTGGGTGGGGCTCAGGCGATAGCCGCATTGGCCTATGGCACCCAAACCATAAGGCCGGTGGATAAAATAACTGGACCCGGCAACATTTATGTGACAATCGCCAAACAATTAGTATATGGCAAAGTGGGCATCGACATGTTGGCCGGTCCCAGTGAAGTGCTGGTGATTGCCGACAGCAATGCTAATCCGGCCTATGCGGCAGCGGATATGTTGTCCCAAGCTGAACATGATCCGTTGGCAGCGTCGATATTGCTAACACCGGACCAGCAATTGGCCCAAAAGGTGCAACAAGAGCTGGAAAAACAACTTATTGATAGTCCTAGGAGAAACGTGGCCAAACGCTCACTGGGCGATTATGGTACAATAGTAATAACTAAGGATTTAGACGAAGCCTTTAATCTGGCCAATCGTTTTGCCCCAGAACATCTGGAACTGTTGGTGGATGATCCCTTCACCTGGGTAGGAAGAGTACAGAATGCCGGCTCAATCTTTATGGGACCATACGCCCCAGAACCGGTGGGAGATTACTTGGCTGGGCCGAACCATATTTTGCCCACTGGAGGTACCGCTAAGTTTTATTCCGGATTAAACGTAGACACATTCATCAAGAAATCCACAGTAATATCCTTTTCTAAAGCCACTTTAGCCCGTTTGGGAGAACATGTGGTCAGATTGGCGGAGGTTGAGGGCTTAGATGCCCATGCCAATGCTGTGCGATTAAGATTGAAAAACATTGAGAACGGAAATGATTAA